The genomic region tttttttgtttttttttgttttctttttgtaAACACTCAAATCTGAGCGAACGTCGGCGACACTCCCGGAAAAGTTTAAAGTATTTAAAGTTTTTAAGTAAAGTTTCGTCGAAGCGCAGCAGTCTATCTCGGACGAGATATCCATCATTGAACAGAAAAAGAAACAAAGAGCAATGGATCGGAAGCATTCGGCCAACTCGACAATCAACGCACATCATACGccatacacacatacacacattcACACCTAAGCATGCTCGGGAACGCACGTGTCCACATTTCTTTCCTCTTCGATTTCTctacttttcttttcgttttcctttatttttttaaatcgctCTATCGCCGAATCAAAACATCTTAACTTATTTATTGCCGCCGATCCCTCGACAGCTCGAGGCCTGCTTTCTCGGTGACGTCTGTGTCGGTTTTCATCCCGAGGAATCGGCCCTCTTCCGATATTTTATAGCATTTTTAATCAGTATCTGTACATTGGTTTTTACCTACTGTTCTCATCGCATCACCCGCGGTTATTAGCAATGTGGGAGAGTGAGATTTGATCGGACGAATGAGCAAGTGTATACATATAAGTACATCTAATGGATATCTATTACtatcttttactttcttttactATCTATTACtatcttttactttcttttactATCTATTACtatcttttactttcttttactATCTATTACtatcttttactttcttttactATCTATTACtatcttttactttcttttactATCTATTACTATCTATTACTATCTATTACtatcttttactttcttttacttTCTTTAACTTTCTTTTACTatctattattatctattattatctattattatctattactaTCTATTATTATCTATTCAGTATACGCGTGGTTTATAAAAGTGGGACTAGAGGCGAATCAGTCCTCGATCGAACGATAACACTTCTCTGCTTCCTTCTACATTCATTTTCCAGTCTTTTATTTTTCGACGTTCTCCTTCATTTTAGAAAATCCGGAAAGCATTTACTCTTTCGTTCGATCGAGACGCCTTGTGTCGCCGATCGTTCGTCGTCTTCTTCGACAAGATTCTCGCCgtgttctcttttttttttctttttttcttgaaACGACAGGGCGGGTGTCACCAACGTCGAAGCTTAGGCCAGTGTCGATATTACAAGCGGTGTTCCGCGGAATACCGATCTATAGATCTAAGAGGACGATACGAGGCGTTTTCCCTTACGTAGTGTTTAGTATGTATGCGTGAAGAACCTTCGAGAACCAGGATCGCGTCATGCATGTTTGCTGAACGCTGAGAAATTCGAGGGTTCTAAATACATCCTTTTTTTAGTCATAGTCGTTAGAATAAACCGATTTTAAAGTGAGGATAAGGTATTAGTTAAGTACGCTATACGAGACTATAGAACGGAACTAGGTCTGAAGAATGTCaggtagagagaaagagagagagagagagaaagagagcgagcgagaaagagagagagagagagagagaaaaagagagagtgagaaagagagagagagagaggggggagcaTGCGCAAAATCGACACCGATCTCGAGACAATTGAGACGAGACGGTAACAGAGAATCGAAAAAGAAAGGTGAAAAAGATCGATTTGAGTCGATGTCGGCGCGGACAAAGGAGAGAGAATGAATTTATGTTATTGTTCATAGCTCGATGGTTAGACCAAAAAGACTGTTACATAGgacgaatattatatatacatatagtagaAATAATTTCTTATCATGGTTATTAAGAACGATATTATTGTCATCGATCGAATAATTATGactatatttactattattccTAATCACTCTACTATTAGTATTATCACagctatactactactattataatCTTGTTATATCGTGATAGCGAAAAAGGGTTTTAAACCCGAACGGTGACAAACGGCGAAGACGCGCGTGTGCGAGTTGATCTTTATCGATCGAGAAAGAGATCAAGAGATAGATAGAGTGGGAGAAAAGAGTGTGATGCTGTCGTCGCCGCGTGACACCAGAAACGACCGCGACAGTTCTCGTGTTCGGGAGACGTAACCGAGATTATATCGAGAAACTCTCGGTTCTCGTGattccggcgaaacaaacgagttaacgagGAGGTCTTTCGCGTTTAGCATTACCAACTGTCGACTGCCCGAAAGAAAGATGCGGCACCACACACTTACAAGCATAATATTGTAATAGTTCTATAAatgttgtatatattatatatgatattatcaAGCGAAGACAGCAGCATCAACAACAAAAAAATGAATCACACCGACCGACATTCAGCTATTATATTGTTCTCCATAAGTAGCAAGATAGTTTATCTGTAAATCTATGTAAACGAGCCCACGAATATCATAACGAATAAAGTCGACATTACTTTTATATGATTATAGTCCTGCTACCTCGCCGAGAAGCTCTACTCTCTCTGTGTGCCCTCTCGGGATCTAGAGCGACGCCCTAAGACACGGGCGTCTCGGCCGAATGCTTTTGTAATCGACtaaatttttcttatttttatatatcgACTCATTTATTTGTTTCATTGGAGAATGTTAACATTTTGAATTGACGATTAAAGTTCTCAATCCTAGACAACAACGCTTTCTTTTCTTCGTCCGGCGCGAACGCGTACTCGACGGACGACGAGCATAATCTCACGAGATCCTCTTGACCCAGACCAAACGTTGAACCGGCGATCTCGTATTCCCTCGACAACGTCGTATGGAAAACACCTTTGTCGTCGGTCTGAGAAAAAAAAAGGCAAGCGATGACTTTTTAATTGAATGTTTGCCAGGCACTGGCACATAATAGTTTGGATGAATATTAACGGCTTTACTTACACCAAGGCAAATAGGATGTCCAGCCTCGTGcaaatatttgaactgatgaGATTCGTATGAGGGTACTGTCTTACATTGGACGTTCGATGTTAGGCACAGTTCTAAGCCAAAAATTAGAATACATtatttaaatgaaagagaacatcggtgaccttgaaatctcgaaaaatgTGGCCTCGAGAAGAAAATAATAGTTCGTACCAACAGGAATCTTTGAATTAATAAGCGTCTTGAATAATTTCTCAGACCCTTGTAAGTTAGGATGAATGGAAGTACAGTGTCCCAGTCTGTCTGGTTTGAATTCTAGTATATCCCTTGCTTCTACTTCATTTGAAATCTATATAAGAATAAGGAgatatttaataacaatttcAGTGACTTATTATTAAGTAAAACACAGCATAAATTTTACCTCTGCGCAATGAGCTGCAATCTTGAGGCCAGCATTTCTcgctttttttaataattctaaaaATGCATCTCCGGTCATTGGATCTCCACTGAGGTCTAGGCCTACTACGTACTGCGGATGCTTCTTAAAATAATCTATTGCCAAGTCTATGTTCTCCTCTGCTGCTTTGTATCCTTGTTTTCGATTAATAGATACCAGTAATTTCACAATTATTTCTGGTAAATCTGTTTTACAAACCCTATAATTGTAAGTAAATGAATTAAGATTTATAAATTGTCATAACTGTCTACAGTTggaagatatttttattttcaaattctgccTACTGAAAAGCTCTTATAATGGCTTCTATGTATTCTCGCTTTGTCATTTGTCCATTAACAGCTCGAGGGGTGCTTCTAAGTTCTAAATATATCACATTGTCTTCCTTAAATTCTTTAATTACATCGTAAGTAGATTGGAAGACTGCTTCTGGCGTTACCGTCAATGAATGCGCTATGTCAAATACTTTGAAACACCTATGAAAAATGATTATGCCATCTTCAGCTGGAAACACTAATTAATGCAATAATCGAATATCTCGTAATGTATGAAATGAAAACTTAAAATGACAAGATTAGCGTACTCGCCTAATGACGAATACTTCCCGATATTCATGACTACATTCTCGTCGTCCTCTGAATTTGGGTTctgaattttatataatttttttaatgtttctgaACTTAGCGAGCCGTTCAAATGAGCATGAAGTTCCTGTGAACAAATATCGTTGAAAAATCATTGTTTGCAATCACTGACATAACCTTTCTATATAACGTAAAAATTTACGCGACAATATACGTACCAGTTTCGGCAGAGATTTGcaaaatttttcgaaattcattttaaaTCAAAGAttcagatttatttatttagatctATCGAGatttattctaataaaaatgttttacgTCTCCGATTCTAAATATACACCGGCATTTTTTGGTAATCAATTTCCAGTACACATGCGCTCTCAAGTATGTAATCCAAATTTTCGATACGCTtctatacattattttcaaatcacAAGCTACCTATAATAAAAAGTATTC from Megalopta genalis isolate 19385.01 chromosome 3, iyMegGena1_principal, whole genome shotgun sequence harbors:
- the Ada gene encoding adenosine deaminase-like protein encodes the protein MNFEKFCKSLPKLELHAHLNGSLSSETLKKLYKIQNPNSEDDENVVMNIGKYSSLGECFKVFDIAHSLTVTPEAVFQSTYDVIKEFKEDNVIYLELRSTPRAVNGQMTKREYIEAIIRAFQVCKTDLPEIIVKLLVSINRKQGYKAAEENIDLAIDYFKKHPQYVVGLDLSGDPMTGDAFLELLKKARNAGLKIAAHCAEISNEVEARDILEFKPDRLGHCTSIHPNLQGSEKLFKTLINSKIPVELCLTSNVQCKTVPSYESHQFKYLHEAGHPICLGTDDKGVFHTTLSREYEIAGSTFGLGQEDLVRLCSSSVEYAFAPDEEKKALLSRIENFNRQFKMLTFSNETNK